ttagaaatttcatttccACCCAATGCAAGCAATATAGGAAAGTGAAGTAGTGATCTCCAAAAATATATATCCAAGGCTGGGAAATATAACAAGGAAAGAGAGACCGAAACCTACCTTGGGCATTATGATATTTACATGCATTAGCCAGTAAGAGAGTGCCAATGAATACTCAAAAACTCCTTGTGCTACTCCTCTGAACGACAACATGGTGAGTATCAACTGCTTGGAAAGGTCCATCGTTGTCATCATTGATGTATGCATTTCTCCCATCGGCAAAGGTGACCATGGTCATTCTTAAACTGACGCCAATGAACATTCATGTACAGGTTATAACTCCAAAAAAAATAGCAGGAGCCATTTTTCATCCATAATACGCTTTCGTATCTAATTTGTTTAATTGAAGCCTatacataaaagaaatatcCTCACATAGAACACGCAAATAAAACTAGGAGAAGTTTCTTCATAACAAAACTACTTTCTTAGATATAAACAAGCAGTAGTAAATTCTGCACTCCCATATGGCCATACAGTTCATCCAGATAGCACAACTAAGCTGTACCATAGCCATCAAGAGTACATACATCAAAGCATAACAAAGTAGTAATTAAATATAGAAACAGATATAATAATTTCGCCACTAAAGATAACATAGATAAATTACACCAGACCAACTCTTTTATTAGGTGAGGAATGTGCATGAAAGATATGTTTGATTTTCCAAAATGTTAAGCTGTTAAATAAACTAGTGGAGATAATTTACACTAATGGTATAATCGATATACCCAATGTGTCACTGAAAGTGGGGTGAATCAGTGACGACTAAAAATGATGCCTCACAACTTGCCTTACAAACACACTCGTCAATCAACACCTGAAAACAAATAACAAACCACAACATAAAGAGATACGTGTTTCGGCAGTGTGCTGATATCCATGGTGCAAATGACCACTCGAACATCGATCCAGAAAGTAGCCTATTGTATTTGTAACATTTCCACTAGCACCCAACAGTGAGGAGCACCCAACCCTTACAAACTTCAACACAGCACCCACTATGTTTGGTACTACAACCCCAACTACGTTTGTCATGCGCTCACGCAACAACGCTTACAACCAATCAACAATAATGTAGGTTTACAATGAAAACCTAGTACATGTAGTCTATCCAAATCCCAGAGCAAACACAcaagaaaaaatttaaagacaATAAAATCAGAATAAACAATGCACCCACTGATTCCTTGGACTTCAGCCAGTAAACGCCGTATCAAACAAGATGTATCAGCATCAACTTCTCCAATAAGCAAGATCAATATCAGATATTGTGTGGCAGTCCCTTTCTTCATAAATAAGACGTAATAACCAAATCTCCAAGCAACTTCAACTCACAACGAGCAAtacatcttcattcaatatgCACCAGTGGATGACTATACATGGCAGCGGAACAGTGGCAACAACAACATACATATAATAACCCTCTTATAACTGATCTCAATGAATCAAAGAGAAACAGCACTAAGCAAGGGCAGCATATGCACAAACCTGAAATTCTTCAACCATGTCAGCAATATatacaaccatagttgtcacggcgtcaaatcaatccaaggcggtggaggggtggctaatcgatttggcgatgaatcaccCATTATAgcattgccatggcggtcaaatcgcccatgtgccattttttattttccctattttcttaaGTTATTTAGTACGCAACTTTTTTATGTCCCTtattctctaaagttatttagcatgctacaagcctacagtATATACCCTATAagatataaaaccaacattaagcaacatcaaatcatcaaaaatcaacatagccctatcaaaatcaccctacattttacaaaaaatcgaccgcctagtgaatcaggcgtgacctggcgtccatggtgGTGCCATGGCaatgcctatcagccaatggcgactgccatttgtgagtcacataaattgtagcactgccatgaacttttttttccgccaagacgccaaatcgccgccttggcgacgccatgacaactatgtataCAACCTTAAATCTTACTCTCCACTCTGAAGGATCTTCAACGGACAATAGCAATATAAAAACGAACTCTTCAATCTTATCCCAAAACTTCaaaagaccagttgaaccagcATTCTTCTAAAGTTCAGATCCAACATAGAATGCATCAGTAACAATAGCACTTAAACATAACAACACAgtcctcttccttcttcaaaTCTCTAATAAAAGAAATTGCAGCAACCATTGAACCTTCTGCCCCTTATACAACTAATGCTCTCGGACACTCTGTCTCTATTTCTCACTACCTTTTTTCTGTCCTCCAGAGAGCCTTTTGATCTGCAGTTAGAGAGTTTATATAGcctcaaaataaattttaaaaaattaaaaataaaaaaatcttggtTTCTCctgttctctttctttccttctcacaAATTGATTTCTTTAGAAGAGATACAATTATGAACTGGATTCCAACTTCCTTCTGATCTCGGATGCTTTTTCTGTCTACTTCTTCCTTTCCAATTTGAGTCAATAACGCCacacataaaaaagaaaaaaaaaaaaaaaaaaaaaaaaaaaaaaagaagaaagaaagagactaGCAAGGCAAACTTTTTATAAAGTCCAACAGAAATAGGGAGTGTTATTTTAGCTGGAAATATTCACGCAAGAGAGACTCCTTGCTGTCCTATATCATTAAAGCCTCTACTTGCTGCCCATGCATATAATAGAAAAATCCCAGATGAAATAAACTTCtaaatctttctttctctccttgtATCCAAAGGCTACTTTTTGGAGTAAGATTGGCAAGATTCTTCAATTGGAACCAacctccttcctttttttttttttttttttggatgaataataaatgcattaaaagaagggggaggacATAACCCCAAAGGGAAATTACAAACCCAATAAAGGTACCAAAAGCCCATAAAGGACTACAACCAAGGTCCACATGGGCTAAAAGACTCAAAAACATGTCACTAAAATGCCCATTATAACTGAAAGCCCACATGGGCAAAAGATAAAACAAGGAAAGCCATTACAAACAAGGGCAACCAAGTAAattccagttacgattccacaAACCCTAACAAACTATCTCATGTCTTCATCTTCTCAGCCGCCAAGAGAGATCCGCCATCAAGAGGGAAGCCACGGCAGCGGGGCACTGGCCTTGCAGAGGGCCACGGCCAAGCAGGCGCCTAGTGTAGATGACAGCCACGATAGAAGGCGCTGACCTTGTGGAGGGCAACGGCAATGTGGCTGCTAGCTGAGCAATAAATGGCGGCCGGACAGGCTGCTGGACATGCAACTGACAACAAATCAGCATTAGCCAAGCGAGCCAGGCACTTCAGGTGGTGGCTGACCTAGAGGGGCTGGCTGGCGACCAAGCAGCGGCGTTGCAAGACGGCAACTGGGGAGAGAGCACCCAAACGGGACTGGAGGTGTCAAGGCTGCTGGCAAAACAGGAGACCAAACGAGCCTAGACAGGCCTAGTGAGGATGGTGACCTACGAGCGCCAGCTGTTGCTGGAGATCCTTCGCTTtatccttctctttctttgctTAGGGTTCAAAGGAGAGCGAGGGTCCTGCATCGCGTTTATGATATATCAGCAGATCatacaagaaaaattcctttttaGAGTCAACCCAAGAGTCCTGAATTACTTGGGCAGCAATACAAATAAGATTTTGGGCTCTCGCTGTACACACGTGAGACTTCAAGAAAAATTAGAATATTGTATGTAGAGAAAGACTTCCAAATATAACCACACCATGTTGCTTGAGAGAGAATAAGATTCCTACTTGAACTAAACATCTTTAAATTGTTGACCAAGACCTATTAGTACCTTGTTGGACTTGAACTTTAACCAAAAGAGCTGCTGAGTCATCAAGATAGTGGGCACTAACTCTCCAATTACAGTTCAATAAGAGCCAATGCAACATGCTAGCCAACCCTTTGCTGCACCAAAAACATGACTTggtttaacccaaaaaaaaaaaaaaaaacccttagcTGGCAGCTAATTCATGAACCAGACAAAGAACCAGAATTGAACAAAGTTGGACCATATCAACCAAGAAGAATTACCCATCTTTCTATAAAGTGCTGCTGATCTGTACAACTGATCTGGTTAAAACTTCATCTCAAATGGTCTATTTAGTAAACCAGCATGGATTTGGTTCGAATTGAACCAATGAACTATTAGTGAGTGACTCAACTAGGCCAAACCAATATTGGCACTTGTGTTGACATCAATTCCAACACATAGGAGGACTGCTCAACACTGCCAGGGATAACAATGACAACATATACAGCATTACTCTATTTATcattcaaaatagaaaatacaaaataGTTTGTCAGAATACATAGAAGTCTTTCTGATCACTTGGGTGGATTAAGAACCACCTAGAGAAAACAAGTGGCACAGATAATACAAATTCTCAGCACTCTTaatctaataaaaatacaaaCTCAAAAGTGCCAACCATTAGCACGCCAAAACCTCCGCGAATTTTCAGCACGAcgagctttttttattttcaaaaaaagctTGTAAGCCCTTTCCACTCTGCTTGCATCAATTAGCTTGTTATTCAATTTGCTATAGATGAACTTGCTAGGGCAAAATCCTTTACACAAGGACTCTTCCATGACAAGTGCAGCATTTTCCAGCTGCCCTATATTGCAAAGCCCATTGACGACAAACTCATAAACATCTGAATCAGAAGAATAACCACTTTCTTGCATCTCATCCCAGACTTTCAACACCATTCCACATTTACCAAACCTGGAGAGTCTCATCAGTAACAGTTTATAAGCTTTCAACGATATTATACATCCTACTTTTCTTGCTTTCTTGTAAATAACCATAGCAGCATGTGGAGGACCAAAGTTACACAAAGGTTCAATAAAAGATGTCACCACCCCTGTTTTAGGGATAATTCCTCTCCATAACATCTCATCAAACATTTCAAGTGCATCGGCAACTCTGCGTGACTTGAGAAGAACACTAATCAATTTGGTAAAAGTATCTAAATCTGGAGCACAATTCATCTCCAACATCTTCTCGTAATATTTCACAGATGAATCCAAATCTCGAACagacaaaaaattagaaatcatGGCATTGTAAGCAACAGTATCAGGTGGACAACCTTTCTGCAGCATCTGGTCAAATACCTCAACAGCATCTTCAATACGACTAGCTCTGCCTAGACCCTCAAGAAGGTAACTAAAAGTTAAGCAGTCAGGATCTAACTCATCTTCCATCATTGCTTTCAAAGTCCTTTCTATTTCACTAACCCTGCCTATTTTCGACCAGCCACTGATGATAATACTATATGTTGTACGGTTGAAGGGCATCTTCCGCCTCAATGCAAGAAATAGCGCATATGCAGTACCAACATGAGATCTCTGGCATAGACTGCACAGAAGCACATTAAGAGACTCTGTATCACTTTCAGACCCAAACTTTTCTAACCTCTGAAACATTTGAACTGCTTTTGACACTCTGCGAGCTCTAACATAGCTATCCATTGCAATCGAAAGAGTCTCTGAACTGGGGTGTATACCATGTTTGTTCATATCATTCAAGATTTCTTCCATACATTTGAAGAATTTTCTCCTACCCAATGCCCTGAGAATTATATGGTAAGTCTGAAGGTCATTGGGCACTGAAGGTTGTTTGACTGCCCAATTGAAAAAGTTCATCATTGCCTCTCTACCTAAGTTTCCTCTGTTAACTACTTCCGCAACAATATCTAAAGTTAAATCCACAGAGGTGGCCGTTAGGGAGGATTCAATTGCAGATTTTCCGCTGAGTTTCTGAAGGAAAACCCCTCTCAGTTTCTCTGCGGGCCTTAAATATCCACCCACTTCCCTACATTGAATTTGTTTCTCGGATGAACTTTCAGCAAAGGGACGATATGTTGATGTTTTTGGATGGATAGGCAACAAATTAGAGAGCACATTCAGCACAGATAGTTCGTCCATATTAGACGATACATGATTGATTTGGTCGTACGATGGTTGTTCACGAATCGAAGAGATTTTTGTTAAATCTAGGGTTGAAAACGAAACAAATGATGAAATATATGAATTTGAAGGGAGCTGCGGGTACCTGTTTCTGTTGAAATGCGCAAGTAACCCTACAAATCCTCTTCTTTTAAACGCCATTAGAGAGCTGTGAGGTGCGGACACGGAAGACGTTGTCAGAAGACAGATGAGAAGGAAAAACAGAGAAGTGACAGAAGtcggagaggagagaaaggaggaaggGACTTACAAACCATTGTAGAGAAGACCTACTGATACCTGTAGGTTCTGGTTAGTGTTTGTGTTCATAGCAGGAGAGGGCCGAGAGGCAATGCGGGGAGGGGGCTGGGATGGTTGGACTGACTACGGTGAGGTGGAAAATCAGTGGACGATTCAGATTAACTTTATGCCAGATCTATGGTTATAACTGAAAGACCAGAGAAAATGGCTTGGCAGTTCGCCACCCACccaataaaatttaataagagagagagaagatgacaTATTTGGGATCCATATCCTATGTTATTCTTGTGTAATTTTAGGTGCAGAAGACCAAACGTGGTGAAGGACAGATGGACGGTGCAGATTAAGTGAGAGAACATTGTACCattaaaatcatttttaatgAGGAAATCGGCTCTAAGTTCAATACAAACCCAGTTtagttctctcttcttttgaatATGTGGCAACACCTCCATTGTTAAGGACAACCGAACAAAGCCGAAACTTTGTGCAACTCTGATCTGGAAGATGACGATGCGGCATATATGGCTTCCAACGGCACTGACGGCATGAACCACTAGAGGATGACGATGCACATGACCTCCTTCTGCGGTAAGAACACCGAGATTCTGTTCTTCAGATGGCCAGGTACCCGCATAGGCATGTGCATGCTTGCCTTGATTGTGGTTCGTGCTAGTGGTGCTGGTGAAGTGGCTCTCCCATTCCCATTTTTTCAAATCGAGGACCAATAATTTTGTGGTAGGTTGCTGCAAACGCTCATGCACACCGTCTGTATGGGCCTCGCCCACACAGTCATGCTCTTACTCTCATGTCCTTCAATCTGGGTGTCTTCATCGTGGTGGTCGCCGGTCATGCCCTCGGCTTCTTGCTCTTCGCCAGCAAAGTCTTTAGACCCAACCAGATCCCTCCATATAAGAAACTTGATCTTCCTCCTATGAGCTGCTGATTAGCTATAAATGGGATATTAGATAGATGGTAACCCCCTCTCCCAAAACCCCAAGATAACCAGAAGAAGAATCTTCCCCTATTTCTCTGAaactggtttttagggttttagtagTTTTTATTGTTTCTGTTGGGCATAGATATGtttgaattaaaatttgaatactGCAAATGAGTTTATTTAGGACATTAGCCGAGGTTTGCAATAGATTTGTTACTGGATTATATCTATCATTttgtccaatttttttttctccttctctgataTGAATCTATTGTTGGggatcctttaccatattaaacatatgaataaccctatagtatttagaatacaagaatcataaaagatatttaaccatgattatagtccctaaaccaagatcaataaagtaCTCCCTTTATAGATCtcaaaatacataaccatatagatttaccatgtctataataatcaatgggacatccatgacatgaaccataaatgggaagacatgaaccataaatgggaaaagatagatcttaaaatacataatcatatagatttaccatatctataataatcaatgggacatccatgacatgaatcataaatgggaaaagatagatcttaaaatacataaccatatagatttaccatatctataataatcaatgagacatccatgacatgaaccataaatgggaataaagaaatacctgtgtaagtttagaagtaccatgaacatagatcatgaacctctgtcccatgtggttaaacattacccCCATGAAGATGATAATGACGAattacgcaagtggagtccttctagtgagatcttctacaacctcttactctaggttttcctctctttctgtgcacttgttCTTGTAAGAAAGCCATGCTCCCAAACCCAATAAGGCATTGAGTAATGGCTatagggaccgtcagtattctatttataatagaatccttaaaaccctattccactctcacaatggaaagagctaggagttttcTAATCAGAGTAGGTATaaaattgcttgggcccaatggattaatcggtatcagttaagcccatataaaaatcctaacaatcttccacttgggccatactgatactgatgtctttccattgacacctgaccaaataatcccaagactgaacactacttaaacaaactttgattcaatcaataatctctactatTGAACAATAGCAGAAAATACActtcaatatacggcatataactatctaatgttacaaataatagaaaactatcaatccaaatcgcctggaaacatatatatatatatatatataaagaattgatatcatatctgtaatcacatgaaatatacatttccttataggtcatttctttatctaaagatcagcctaccttgaaaacctcacaggtagtaaactttgatattaatcaacacttaggCAAACCAcccttttcttgaattaatatcttactttggcataccgtcATGGCTAATCGCCATTTCTatagatttaggttaaataccccaataaatcacaaactttggcaaacctCCTGTGATTAATCACCACTACCATGATTTATGTTAAaaaccaccataaatcacaaactttggcaaaccgcctgtgGCAAACCACCACTTCTTTAGACTTAGGCTAAATACTGTCATAAATCACAAATTCTGATGAAATGTCATTAATTACCtcgacaacacaaacaaatgaagtatAAATGTAtataaataattcagagaacggaatttaagataaaatcaattcaaaattactccaaagtcattataaacttaatagggcaataaaattgtttctatttctcttcagttgtgctttgatcagcaacaacacttgtttgggttccctgagagctaaaattagatcaagtaaccctaaaaatctcagTTATGAAATATATACACTAAATAACCGggttagaaaatttaatatgtacatctagcagataaactacacaataaatgtacatctagtagataaaacacacaaga
This genomic stretch from Macadamia integrifolia cultivar HAES 741 chromosome 2, SCU_Mint_v3, whole genome shotgun sequence harbors:
- the LOC122065878 gene encoding putative pentatricopeptide repeat-containing protein At5g43820 isoform X1; the protein is MNTNTNQNLQVSVGLLYNGFSLMAFKRRGFVGLLAHFNRNRYPQLPSNSYISSFVSFSTLDLTKISSIREQPSYDQINHVSSNMDELSVLNVLSNLLPIHPKTSTYRPFAESSSEKQIQCREVGGYLRPAEKLRGVFLQKLSGKSAIESSLTATSVDLTLDIVAEVVNRGNLGREAMMNFFNWAVKQPSVPNDLQTYHIILRALGRRKFFKCMEEILNDMNKHGIHPSSETLSIAMDSYVRARRVSKAVQMFQRLEKFGSESDTESLNVLLCSLCQRSHVGTAYALFLALRRKMPFNRTTYSIIISGWSKIGRVSEIERTLKAMMEDELDPDCLTFSYLLEGLGRASRIEDAVEVFDQMLQKGCPPDTVAYNAMISNFLSVRDLDSSVKYYEKMLEMNCAPDLDTFTKLISVLLKSRRVADALEMFDEMLWRGIIPKTGVVTSFIEPLCNFGPPHAAMVIYKKARKVGCIISLKAYKLLLMRLSRFGKCGMVLKVWDEMQESGYSSDSDVYEFVVNGLCNIGQLENAALVMEESLCKGFCPSKFIYSKLNNKLIDASRVERAYKLFLKIKKARRAENSRRFWRANGWHF
- the LOC122065878 gene encoding putative pentatricopeptide repeat-containing protein At5g43820 isoform X2 gives rise to the protein MAFKRRGFVGLLAHFNRNRYPQLPSNSYISSFVSFSTLDLTKISSIREQPSYDQINHVSSNMDELSVLNVLSNLLPIHPKTSTYRPFAESSSEKQIQCREVGGYLRPAEKLRGVFLQKLSGKSAIESSLTATSVDLTLDIVAEVVNRGNLGREAMMNFFNWAVKQPSVPNDLQTYHIILRALGRRKFFKCMEEILNDMNKHGIHPSSETLSIAMDSYVRARRVSKAVQMFQRLEKFGSESDTESLNVLLCSLCQRSHVGTAYALFLALRRKMPFNRTTYSIIISGWSKIGRVSEIERTLKAMMEDELDPDCLTFSYLLEGLGRASRIEDAVEVFDQMLQKGCPPDTVAYNAMISNFLSVRDLDSSVKYYEKMLEMNCAPDLDTFTKLISVLLKSRRVADALEMFDEMLWRGIIPKTGVVTSFIEPLCNFGPPHAAMVIYKKARKVGCIISLKAYKLLLMRLSRFGKCGMVLKVWDEMQESGYSSDSDVYEFVVNGLCNIGQLENAALVMEESLCKGFCPSKFIYSKLNNKLIDASRVERAYKLFLKIKKARRAENSRRFWRANGWHF